In Benincasa hispida cultivar B227 chromosome 8, ASM972705v1, whole genome shotgun sequence, the sequence GgagtgagttgtcttaggatctaagagtgaccatcatagattctaagttcGATCTAAGTAGTTTTCTTTGTGAGTGTTTGTAAGGATCCTAGAAGGACCTCTAGCTTTGCATCCAACCAGTATCGCGGGCGCTTATTTACTGACAACTCAGAGACCTCCTTTGTAATCCGGGGTTATATCTGCACTGCCTTGTCTAAACCTTTATTATTTCACAGCTATCATTCACAGATGATTAGCACGATTTTACTTTGTTTTACAAACTAACAAGTTGGAGGACCAATTTCCAAATTCCAACTTCTTCTGTATCTCAATTTCTTCTGGAGATACCTGAACTGCCTTGCCTTTGCACTTGGATGGAAACAAATGATGTTCCTTACCAAAGGGAACATTTAAAATGCAGCCTCGATAATTAATGAATTCATGAACGGCTAGGAACTAAAAACACAAACGAGTATGCAAAACTACTATCCAGAAAAGAAGCTCTCGGTATAAGACGAGATTCTTTGGGAGTGGATCAGAAATTCGCTAGTTCAGATCCAACTTGCTTCCTGTTCTCCAACAGTAAAAGACTAGGGGAAATTTTGGTGGCTACCTAAGGAACTATGCAACGAATTCCTTCCTATGCATATTTATTCAAGGATTATTAAAAGAAGCAAATGtagaagaaaaaagaacaaaagagaCTTCCCTAACTAAATTCAGACATTCTCCAAGTATAAGGCACATTGGACAAACATTTCTTTCGTTAGAAACCAACACTTAACCTAATTTGTACGATCTTAACCTAATATGCTTAATGCTTTAAACATATTACGCATCTAACTGAAAATCCTAACTAAAGTATCCATCAAAGTCAGGCAGGAAATACAAACTGCACAATGGAATAGAGAGAACAAACGCAGAGACAAACTAAAGTAGAATAGCGAGAGCAGTGACCTGATTATTTACAATAACGATCAGCCTTCTTTTTGACACGGTCATCGAGAGCTTCCTCCACAGACTTGAATTTAGTATTGGAGTTGTTAGGGTCGTAACCAAACTTCCTGGTCTCCACAGGGAAGAGCTCCTCATACTTCATACGCTTGGCCGCGTCAATTGTATACATTGCTCCGTCTCCACCTTCTACACCATCAGCCGACGACAAAATCTCGGCCTCGTCCGTGGGGTTCTCCTCGGTTTTACTTttgtctttcttcttcttcttcttcttcttgtcaatATCCTTGCTACGAGAGGCTAAGACTCCTCCCTTGAAGGTGAGCCTACCTCCTTTCACCCCTGCATATGGATCCGACATCGTACCACTTCTTCACTGCCCTCTGAGGTCAGTTCCTCACCTGCCCAGACCTTCAGGTTGCTTGATGATCACCGGAACGGATAAAATGATCGCCGTTGTGTCCTTTCCGGTTGCTTGTTGCTCGCAGAGATGACGATGAGATCTATGTTTGCTTGTTTGGGTCTTCCGTCCTTTCTTGGCCCAATTTGCAATAATCATAAACCCAAAATCTACTattaatatatagatatattcttttcaaaacttattttcgAATCAAGTTCTAAAATATTGTAGATGTTCAAATCATTCACAAAAATGGTGTACATAGGGAAGAAGTTTAAAAAATAGGTGGGAATGGAAAGTAATGATAAAAAGGATAATTTTGGTATGAAGGAAAATCGTGTACATGGTACACGTATTTAATCCTGTCAGCACCACGTCGACTCAGTTGGTGGATAGGTCGTGGACTGGGTCcacgattttttttctttttcttttttctttttaaaaaaaatcgattgacgaattattttttttaatcgaagatgtacaacaatattaagaCTTGTGGACCCGGGTCCACAAATTCCTTcgttattaaacttaattatatatttaatctacaatgaaaacataattattctatactcatattaaaaaaaaatgtaatgataaatttacaattagttctttaatttgaaaatagaagtttacatgaaattttaAAACGACCCCTGGTCCTTACCTCACATGGGATCGTCTTCATGTACCTCTAAATTAGTTCATCCTGTTGTCGTTATCGTCTACGACGAATACATCTTCGATCAGTGTCAGCAATATTTAGTCCAATTAATCTGACAAAAAAAAGAACACTTGAAAAAAATAAACGAATACGTCTTTGTTGTACatctctaataaaattattctatacgatgaaaaaaacaaatattaaacaatattcatatcgtatatttgaaaaatgtctgattttaaatctcttaccatgtaGTAATAGTAAGTGTCGTCAGATGTGATAAATCACCTCGTGATTGAATCAAGGAAAGTAGTCATCTGATACAGTTGACCCATTTGTTATTTCTCCCTGTGCACAACAATCACGTCGTCTATGCCAGTAAGATATATATTTCACGTAAATTTGACGCCAGTCTTGGTCGTacttacctctcaaatcaatctAGTGTAGTGTCGGGAGTGTATAGCACAACGAAGGTATCGTTTATTGCAGACCGAACTGCCTCAACACACGATCTAGATGGCattctactatatggaagcatataagaagGCTAACGGTTaaccagatgtcttcaccatTACCAGATAGTGATGACCAAATATCTTGTGTATATGACGTCCAATTAatctaacaaaataataataataataattataaacccaaaatgttttaaatattcatttatatatacatttgttaccTGATTGTACATCAGTCTGTCAAATATTTTTCGGTATACTAGCAACATATTTGTTTACTGTTCAGAAgcagctaatacaccactccatctaaaattataaaaaatacaatcaatttatattcttacataaaatgacaatgaaataaatatataaatgaaataatatctGGCACTAAGTGGACGATGACCTAGGGCCTGTAactggacttgtggtgctataattgaAAATCTATCATAAGTCCATACCTGTAATAGTATCAGCGGCCCCGCTATTTCCAACGTTTGTGCATTGGTAGCTTGACAAAGTTCTCTATAAAGCTATACAAGACAGGCACCACCCCACGAGTATGTACCAGCATGCTCAAAATCAGATAGTAACGGGAGAAATATGAGATGTACTAGAGTGTTCGACTTGTCAGAaaacaaaaatcctccaataagctgcatgatgtatgctcgtgcatacctaCGTACGCTGATGTCGTTGGCATCATGAGGTAATTTTGGAAACTGGGACGCCAACCacgggatactcaatcttgaacCTTTCAAATCATCTGGTAAAACGCCTAAGAGCTCGTCACAAACATTCTTCCAATCATATTGTAACAAACCTATCAATGATCCTCCGTCCACTCGTAACCCAAACTAAATGGCAACATCCTACAACGTAATTGTATATTCCCTACAAGGCAGGTGAAGTGTGTGGGTTTCTGGTCTCCAACGCTCAACTAAAGCAGTAATGAGGTGCCAATCATTTTGGATAAATCCGATctgtgcaaccccaagaaaacctgCATGTTCAATGTAGGGAATAATAGgttgatcaaatgggatagtatgttgtgTAGATGCCTCCTTTCTCCGACAACTCAAAACTGTGGTAGAAGAACTATCTCATATCGATTGTGAACGTTgcgtattttgttgatatagttatataggattagaaggaccagactccattacctaagaagtacaaattacattacataacaaaatccatcacataacaaaatctatttcCCAATAATGAatagataaaataaattcattacataaaaaatacaattacataaaaaatataagtacataaaagatacaattacataaaaaaatacaagtacataaaatatacaattacataaaaaaaaatacaagtacataaaagatacaattacatgaaaaatacaagtacataaaagattcaattatataaaaattttaatgacTTGAAGAGGAAGCACTTAATGTACGTTGTGGACAAGTACGTCTGTTATGTCCTTCTTTCTTGCAAATTGTACATCGAactttttggcttgcctctTTTCAATCTATTTCATTATGAATACGCTACTTTTTGGCCGACCCTGTTCTCTTAGTAAGTCCGCATTCGGACGAATttctgtaaatgataattctggGCAATAATCTGGGTGTTCTATTGGATGGAAGCGACCTTTATAACATTGCTTGAAATGggacaatttgtagcattcatcaataagaGGTATGTATGTCAAAcgcatgtaattacaaactgcaattacatgagagcatAAAATCTTGAATGACTGCcatttattacaaaaacaagttccttctttcaagctcaaaacttgtgtgtgttgtcctttatagggagaaatcatacttatgctagtttgtactttaaaattttgagtttcCCTGTCGATAGATGTCACTGTGTGTACAGATGCTCGTTTTCCCCACCTCTTAAGTTTTTTCAGGGCATATTTTGTATACATGTCCCTACGGTCGAGTGCTCCATTAATCTCTTGTCTTCGACGTTCAAAATATAGTATTGTGCGATAAAATGTTAGCttaaccaaagaagtaattggtAACATTCTAGCATCTTTCAAAATACCATTCATGCATTTAGCTGCATTgcttgtcatccacccatagcggTACCCACCGTCATGTGATTGGGTCTATTTTTCCAAGTCAATATCAGAAAAATATTCAAGGCATTCAGGGTTCAATCGTTTCAGTTCTTTCATGCACTGAATGAACTTGCGCCTCTGGTGTTGATTTCCTGCCTTAAACACCAAATCTTTTAGTTTCTTTgaattatatttcatattgaaaTTACTGGCAACATGAGAAAGACAATATCGATGATACGCTCTaggttcactccaaccaatttGCTCATTATTAATTGTAGCAAGAATGCCTTTTTACCTatcagaaatcaagcaaataccatctctttgggtaacatattcacgCAATGTCCGtaaaaaccatgaccaactggacGAATTTTCACCTTCAACAATAGTAAAAACAAGGGGAAATATATGCCCATTTGTATCAATAGATAAGGCGGTCAATAATTTCTCCTTATATTTTTCGTAGAGATGAATTCCATCGATCTAGATTAATGGTCTACAATATTTGAACCCTTCTCTTGCAGGATCGAAGGACCAAAAAACTCGAAATAGTCATACCTGGCACATCAGACGGAAGGAAATACCAATCCGATCGTATTATTGGATTGTAATGAACAGGAGCACTTAACCAATACGGAAGCTCTGAGTATGATTTTtcccaatcaccaaacacaacaatcgacgcttttctcttggcttgccacACCCATCTATAATTTTagccatattgttttttaatttttttcttggaGTAGGGCCACAGGTACCCTAAGATCATCTTTaaccaaattttggattttgatacttataaaatttgaatcaagctgtgaatgatcctatgtcaattctgaaaacaaatATGAGTGTTCCCCTTCAAGTTTGGTGATTTCGAACATCCTATGAGTTTTACGCCGACATGCCTGTAACCTCCAATCACAACCATCCTTCCACTGTTTGAATCATTCCACTATAATAATCTCATAGTGCTCTGTCACACAGTAATTTTTTACAGTAagttgtaaatcttctttagtattAAATAACATGTATTGAACTAGAATTATCTACACATATACTCATTTCCTCTAAAGTTGACCCTCATTCACATGTTGAATTAGTAATTTCCCtatctatttgggtgaacatattaccaactcaagatcatgttcccCACTCCTATTgcttccaaataattcatcaagttcaatatcaatatcactgtctccatcatttccaggttcaagaatgactaaatctttaggatgcatcgacatttttattatgattttttcaactgttatagatgacaaaaaaatatgttaatacgacaaaaaaaaaatttcttcctttataagaaattcaaatattttcttaaatcaatccaaaaaatagcccaacaaaattatccaaaaaaaatagcccaacaaaatccaatttctaagttcaacatataagattaaagattatacatttaaatcaacccaaatctaagattcataaactatacatttaaatcagcccaaataaaaacaaaatagtacATCCATGAATCATACATTCAATTTagcccaaatgcaaacaaaatgatatatatatatatgaagcaatcttcatttttataaacaaatacatatattttcttaaatcaacccaacaaatagcccaacaaaatcattcaaaaaaaaaaacccaacaaaatccaatttctaagttcaacatatatctaaagattatacatttaaatcaacccaaatctaagatctataaactatacatttaattCAACCCAAATGcaatcaaaatgatatatatatgaagtAATCTTCATTTTCGAACTTGATcctcatttttataaacaaatacatatattggaaaaaataaagaaaaaaactttaCCTAAGACGGACACGACAAAGATTGGAGACAAAGGGTGGTAGATCAGCTCACGGCGACaacaaaaagaaggagaaaaaagtAATCGTGAAGACGGTGGACGACGGTGGATTTGGTGACCGATGGTAATGGGgaggaaagaaagagaaaaagctCTCAGATGGGGGAAGAAGAAGGGGCTGCAGCATTTAAGGGACCactaaatcgtgtacccggtacacaaCTTAGGTTAATCATGGACCCAGTCCACGATTACCTCGATCAACGCTGCATAACTGCCACATTGGCAGTTGCGCGTGCCAAATCACAAGgactcgtgtaccgggtacgcgattaaaaaacctatttttgtcaCTATTATCCACCCAaccttatttttgttaataattattaaaataacattatataaaaaaatccttattttcataaatgtacaaactttttttacattttcatatataaaatttaatggatttttaaacaaaaatacacCTGACTTGTGGTGGATGGTTAGAGAGAGAATGtgacattgaaaaaaaaaaacattactaAGCACTCTTAATGTTGGAGAGAGaatgtatttatttgttttaattttattcttttggttaattggagagagaaaatgtatttaacatcattttttaaaacaaaattaaagatGTAGATTGTGTCTGAAGTTGAAATACACGTAAACgacaatattttttttggtCAAGTGTTTGAAAATATTGTGTTAAGTTTTTGAAATATACCACACTATACAAGTAAACAATTGACtcaatattcaatataaattacAGTATATATCatacattttataatttatttttttcactttcatgtatgattttttttattcttccaatggattaatggttatttttaaatataccctAGAATATTGTATTAGGTGTTTGAAAATATTccaaccaatatatgaaatatattaagaTTTGTTATGAAGGAATTGAATCCTTAGCAGAAGCGAGTAATCACCTTGTAccaatgttttcattttgagaaATAAACAAAAGGATAAACAACCTAAGCATGCTCTTTAAAAAATACAGAGTGGAAGGGAAGGATGTacgcttacccttgaagaatttCCCTCCTTCACGTTTTCCTCTTCGTGGTTACGAACTCTCCCTCCATGAAACTCTACGAACACAACACTAAACAGAACTTTTCTTGGACACCAACATCAAAGCCTTCCTCACCATTCTCGAGGAAATAACCAAGAAGGAGTTGTAGGCTCTTCTGAGAATTTTGGTggaagaattgagatttttctgAGAGAAAGAAGAATGCATAAAGTTTACAAATCTATGAGTTTTTCACGTAATACTATATTCTCCCTTTGTGATCTTCTATTTTTTGGAGAAGTGAGGGGAGTTATTCAATAACTTTGAAGAAACAATAAGAAGGTATCTATTGCATGTTAATAATGTTATGATCAATGTTATAGTATTCCACAAGACAATAATCAGAATgcaagataaataaaataataccagAGATTGGTAACCTAGTTCGGTGTAAATCACCTATGTCTGAGGGGCAATATGCCTTAGAAagataacttcactaatatCAATGATAAGCAATTACAATGCAATACTTATCTGTAATGGATGCACGATTACAGTAACCCTTGTACAACTTTATCACTCAACTGATAATCTAGGCTTCCCCTAGGTGTGAGCCTTCTTCTCACGATATTTTATACTCCCACTAAGTTGTATTATCAATTAAGCAAATCTTAGGCTCCCTTTAAGATCGAGACTCTTTCTCTATAAGACTTGAGCTTCCTCACATCGTGAGACTTCTTCCCACTTGATAGGGGTGTACATCAACCCGACCGATCAAAATCGACCGAATTAAGGTTGATCGATCGAGACTAAGGGTCGGTCGGTTGGTTTTcggtttttatgaaaaaaaatttgaaaatcgaTCGACTTCTTAacgtatatatatttattttttaaaaaactaagtatAAAAGCAAGCCAATTACCACCAACTCAAGCctaagcctactattttagtattgatttattattattttttatgttgcctaattttaaaacccattacatgatttatttaaattttttcataaaaaaatgattgatttaaaattaaaaaagtagcTAATTTTATTAATCTAACAATAACACATTATCAAttcatcttttcatttttcattttcaccCTTGGCCctcctttagaaaaaaaaaaaaaaaaaaaaaaagatcaaactGACCGATGGTCAGACAAATTTACACTATTTTTTTGGTCGGTTTTCGGTGTTGGTTTTCTCCCAAAACTGACACCGACCGACCGATATACACCCCTACCACTTGAATTGTATCTTTTCTTCTAAGAACAAGTCCCCTTTGTTCGAAcggcttaggctccccctaagcttGAGAATCCTTCACCAAAAAAATCTTCTTACCCTCGATGTGAGGAACATGGAGTACGTCTTCACGAAACACAACTCTGTCAATACTCTGTATAGTTGACCGGATACACACTAAGTTGATTTTTTAGATATGAGGTTCATACAAAATAATACGACCAACTATCTACGAAAGACAAGGAATCCTTTAAATATGAATAACGGAAACACAACGCACAACCCTAATCGTCATAGCAATCGAgagctaaaaagaaaaaaatattgacaTAATAAAATAGCAAAGAAAACCACCGAAAAGGAAAGTATTTTGTAGGATCAGTATTTCCGTAGACATTCATCTTCCTGAAACCATAAATGCAGAGACACATCTCATAACATCTGAGATGCTTAAACAAATATTATCAACCACACAAACTTTAACAAACTCTCTTTAGCATGAAAGGGGTTATTctacatttaattatattaaatttaacatgattaaa encodes:
- the LOC120082512 gene encoding uncharacterized protein LOC120082512, which encodes MSDPYAGVKGGRLTFKGGVLASRSKDIDKKKKKKKKDKSKTEENPTDEAEILSSADGVEGGDGAMYTIDAAKRMKYEELFPVETRKFGYDPNNSNTKFKSVEEALDDRVKKKADRYCK